The Equus asinus isolate D_3611 breed Donkey chromosome 14, EquAss-T2T_v2, whole genome shotgun sequence genomic sequence GAAGGAAGAGCTCGTACCCAGAGAAGTGGGGACGTGGACTCTCTCTGGGGAGCGGAGCACTGGCTTGAGACCAAGCGGGTAGGGCAGCGCTGAGTGGTACTATCGACAGTGTGGCCCATACCACGGCATGTAGTGCTTGGCAGCAGCAGTATGCTTTTCAGACCAGTTTTATAGCACGATTTGGGGCATTTTTCTTGGCTGTGGACCCTAAACATGGTTCTCCAATTCTCCCACCGACTGTGTGAGCTACTCCCAAACCCTTCTGCTTAAGTCAGCCCCAGTCAGTTTCTCCTGCTTACAAAGAAGAACCTGACGACATCTCCCAGCGTGTTGGCGACGGGGCTGGGGGTCATGGGGGGATGACAGACACACAACTGAGGGCCCACACAGTTGTTTCACAGCACATTAAAAATGGGTTACACAAAACTGGGGTACAACTAGTTAAAGCCATACAACTTATTTCTTCATTGTACCATGAAGTATTGGTTCACTAATTTCTCTTGTCTCTATGTGAAGacacctcctgctgctgcttctcgaTTTCCAACAGTTACCGGTCCAGCACTGGGCACACAGGAGCTGCCCCAGGACCGGTGACAGAACCCCTCTGGAAACTTAAAGTACGAATTATTTGTCAAACAGTACTCCTTTGCATGAGCTACATGTAAATCAAAGTCTCACTCAAAACATCGAAGACCTATGAGGATCTGTAAAATCCAAGAATTTATCATAGGAACATTTAGAAACATGCTCCAGGCTAAAATTTCAACTTTAAATCGTGACATTTGGTTACAAACAATCTTTACACAATTTCAGAAAGTTCCTGATGACAGTTCCTTAATAAGAGTTCCTCTCTTCAGTTCTTCCtgtctaaaaagagaaagaaaaaaaaagccagctctctTCAAATACACactctcccaccacacacacacacacacacacacacagacagatggACATGGAGACTGTGAATGGAGGCAAGATCATTCTCGGTCTGGAAATCAATCTGATTCTATTCTATGCGGGtaaggttctttttcttttttctcctccattctaTTTAAACCAATCGCTATTTTTCACCtaatgcatttatattttaagcacctagagattaatttttaaatgtataaaattatgGAAATTGTCTAACATGatgtttcctttttccccagagaaacaggTAATAAAATAGCTGAGAAGTTTTATATTAACTTTGAAAATTCCTTCTGCTTTAGATAAGAGCCCCTCACCAAACAGTTGAAAATATCCTGAAAATCCCATGTGCTAGTCATCGACAATTTAGCTCCCACGCACTAAACAATacttgaatattttcaaagaacagtaTTTCTGAAAAGCTGAATTTCTATAAAGtacttatcattaaaaaaaaacaaaatgcaatggcTCCTTACACAGAGAACGACCATCTCATAATatatcttactttttaaattctgcCTATATCTGTTTTTTCCTTATGGAAGATATAGTGTTTCCTACATCACAGTTCTAATAATCTCAACATAGTTCTGATAAATCTAAGACTCTCCAATTTGCCCACAAAGTTTGAATcagagggcagggaagggggtAAAAGctgtcaaaattaattttttttcatctgtacagaaatatatcaaaatgttaacagtggttttttttggtgaaaggCCTATGGGTGATTCCTTGCTTCTTTCagtaatattctattttttcctaataagtATATATTACTCATAAACTATTTTAATTGgtgttattttaaagaagaatctGTAGGTTTTAAAAGTATATTCTGAAAGATGTGCAGACAAATATCTGGAATTCGTAACAGGTGAGAGTGAAGGAGCAGGTGGGGGAGAGAACGCAACAAGAGGGCGCCGAAGTCAGGAGGCGGCAGGGAGCTCATGCGGCCGGGAGCTCATGCGGCCAGGCGGCGACTTCCGCCAATGTTTGAATTTTCCATAATAAGccttttttttaagtatcaaaaattacttttctatttattttctaggTTGCTTTTAAAAACAGGACAGTGATCTTTTTTATTCCTTCCGCCAAGGAGACAAACTTTCAACCTTTTCAGAGAgtactgtgtttaaaaaaaaaaaccctacagagAGTCCTACAAGAGAAACTGCTCACAGGAGTGGGCGGTGGTGTGACCCcttctcccaacttccccttttCGCTAATATGTTGCCTAACAGCTGAGGGGAGGTAGCAGCGGTTTCCTCACAAGTCTGCGCTCTCATAGGAAACTGCTGCAGCTGGTTTTCTCCCAACTCAGACTAACGGCAGAGAAAGCGAGAAATAAGCGGAGATAGGAAACTCCAAAGTTGCAAATAGTTATTTTATCCTGGGACATTAGTTCTCCAAGAAAAGTGTTAAAAGTCAGCTTCCCTTGTAAAAACCTATCTGACAGAGGACTTGAGATCGAGACACTGTTGGTTACCGTTGTTGCGGTTGGCAGGCCCCATTCCATTTCAGATTTCCGACATACAATGATCATTATACATTGCAAAGTGTCTCTCTGTACTTCTAGGGAGGAGATGTGAGGTTCAGTCAGCTAAAGACTGTGAGAAACCGGCTGGTCTTCTCCAGGTGACTTGACCCTCTTGTCTAGCTTGCACTTATTAGGTCACTAAAAAGCTCCCAGCTCATCTCCCAAGTTTTACAAacactaaaattaaaacatgGTGAATAGATCTGCCTCACAAGACAGCCTATAAgaaaaatgttaagtgaaaaaagcccgTCTGAACCTTAAGTGTCAGACCACGTGgattacttttaaatttcaattttcaattaCAGTAGCAAAAAGGACAAActcagacaaataaaattatttggaaacATATAATAACCAGGCAGAAGTCAGTCTAAAAACTCGCAAAAAATTCCAATTTGTCTGAACCAATACTATTTTACACAGGGCCTTCCTTGCCCCAAAAAGAGTTTAGGGCAGGTCTCCCCATTTTAAAACACCTAAGTGGCTTTCCAGCTTcacatgcctgggatctgaaggcCAAGGTGGGGACCCAACCTGCGTAACCTGGGAAGCCGCACGACAGGGTGGAGAGAGCACTGGACTGGGTGTCTAGTCCCGGCCCTGCTAGCATCTTGCTGAGACCTCCACAATTGTCGCTAAAATGGGTGACTGAAACTGTGCGAACAGGAGTAGCGGCAGCAGCAGAAATAGCCACcttttattaaatacttattaTGGTTTAGGCAAGTAAATACTTCTTATGTGTTGATGGTCTCATTTAAACTTCGCACGAACCCCACGAGGTGCCTAACACTATCCCCATTTTGCTAATGAGGAAACCGAGATGCACAGACCATAGAGCTAAgaactggcagagctgggatccaaactccAGCCTATGCCCTTTATCCCAATAGTGTTCATCGAATAAGGTAAAAGCTACAAAGCAGCGTACAAGCGCCAGGAAGAACTCAACTTCGCTTGGCCGTGGCATGGCAGCTCGTCAGGCCTCTGCTCAGTAACAAAGACGGCACAGGTTAAGCCAGGGCTGCATTTCCCCAGGCGTCCGCCTGGCCTTTTATAACATTTCCCATAGGTACAACCGGGCTCACAAAGGAACAACTGGGACTGCCATGAATTCCTAGTGACCCCAACCCACAAGACAAAAACAATCCCTACTGCTCATGTCTCCATCATGGACAACAGTATTTGCACCCAGGGCTTTGATATCCGTTACCACGTTGAATACAACACTCCCGTGAGGCCAGggtccagatgaggaaacaagctcTGAGAGATTAAGTGATCTGCATGAGATCAAAGGAACGCTGGTAAGTGAAAAGAGTGTACACGTGGACCCCAAACTTCTGACTCCAGATCTGCTGCCATCTCTGCTCACAACACGAATTCCACGGAACCTCTCTGGGACAATCTCCAAGGAACAAGACATCACGGCAAACCAGCAGGTTAAGATCAGGGAACATGGGGAGCAGAAGGGAGGACCACTGGTGTctatttttacagttttgttcGTGTGGGagtaagataagaaaaagaaaagaattttgggTCTTCTAGCCCCAAAATGccaataaaatagaaacagaggCAAAGGGGGCTGAGAAACCCGCTCCACAGAGCCTGTCTGCTTCGTCCCACAGGTGCTGCGAGCGACTGTAAAGTCTCTGTGTCTCAACCGGGTCACCTCACAGTGGACTACACTCAAGAGGCCGTTACCTTGAAGTGTTCCTTCTCCACAGCGGGGTGCCCTGCAGAGCCCCCAGTGAGCCTGTGGTTTCGCTATGGTGCTTACCAGCCTGAGAGCCTCTGCTTGGACGGATGCAGAAGTGAGGCGGACAAATTCGTAGTGAGGGAAGCCCTGGCAGAAAAGCAAGTTTCTCTCACTGTAAACAGACTGGCTTTCAATGACAGTGCAATCTACATCTGTGGAATAGCCTTTCCCAGTTCAAGGGACTCGAGAGCGAAGCGAACCGGAGAAGGGACCACGTTGGTGGTTAGAGGTCAGTCACTTGAGGCTTTCTTCCAGAACGTTACATTTTGCTCAGCCCTTTAAATGCTTTACATTACTCATATACAGAAATTATGAGATAAATCTGTAAGGCATGACCTGAGCACAAACCAACAGGAAGTTTGGTTAAAGAACTACTCTGACTCCAGCTCCCAGCTTCCAAAGACACAAAGTCAGGGTTGTGTTGGGTGCTGTATTCTCTCTCAATGTCCAGATTTTACTAGTGAAGGTGGACCACCTATGTCCTCCTTTCTGTATATTACAGTGCTTGTGTAATGTACCAAGTCCAAAGGGAAACCTGCAAGGACTCACTATCAGGTTTCTTAGGAACCGGTCTGGTATTGCACCATCCAGAACAAAGCACTGGAGAAGCATAAACAATCAATAAACTGGACCTCCCAAAATATGCattatggaaaataaacacaaatctgGGGAGAATCCACTGGGGGATCCCTGACCCTCTCATTCTGCATGTATGTTGTCTAAATTGAGTTCACAGGATAAGCATCTATGGGATATTTAGTTGAAATGTACAGGTATCCAGATAATAATTACAAATCGAATTGTATTTTATCCTTCAAATAATCAGGTACTTTAAGACACGGCATGTTACTCCATCCCTACCTAGAGCACAGGATACCTCCTGCAAGGAGGGAGAAATTCAGAATGTGAAAACGGATTCAACAATTCTACTTCCCAAACCTTGTTAGGAAGAAGGGGCAGATGTAACAATGCCTGTCTCTGAGTATGAGTGAGCACTAAGGTTCTCAGTGTATGGCCTTCTCGGTTCTTTACAGACCGCAGTATTCCGTTATGGATATGAAACAGCTCAAAGCTATAAATAGCAGCATTAACAAACACATGGGAAAATATCTTAACTCCATAAACAGATTCTTGGTGACACTTCTACATCATTTCTAccaaaagaaatgttaaatgcCCTTGAACAAACTGTCTTAAAACGTTCATCTAactttaaaatgctttatataaAAAGTGATTCCTAGCATCATGAGCAGTaattaattgaatttaaaaaaatttttggttttaaaaatgagtaacatTTTtggtataatatatttaaaaactgatgAACTGGCTTTAATTATATCATGCACTTGAGTGTCTTTTGAATCAAGAGACGCTGAATCAATGTTCAGGTGAAGAGCCAGCAGAGGCAGTTCATGTCCCCTCTGACAGGCAGCTGCAGTCAGACTTCAAACGTGTGTTTGCGATAACGTTTCAATCGTGACTGAGACTCTCTGTTTTTGTGACAAAGAAATTAAGGTTCTCAGTAAGGAAATGCAGAGTGTCCTGATAGCTCTCTTATCACTGCTCTCTATCTACGTCACTGGTGTCCTCGCCATCTTCATAGTTCTCTCCAAGGTAAGTCAAATTTGTCTCAGCTGTCCCAACAGCCTTGAATACTATCATAAGAAAATAACTCTCATCTCTCTACACGTGAGCCTCACAAATAGCTCACCTAATTAACATCTTCCTGTGCACCTGCAGGAGAGATCACCTGCAGGAGAGGTCTGCAGAAGAAAGCAGACATTTTCCTCACTGAAATTATTATTAACCAGAGTACACGATTTATAGTGTTTTCTCCTTAAAACCCAGTAATATGGGAATAGGAGACTCTTCTTTATAACCATCTGATATGCTATCTTTCTGCTGGGGGGAAGGAGGGTTAATGTTATCTATGAAAGGCCTAAGAATAGCTTTTAAGAGCAAAAAGGGGTTAACAAAGAGATCAGAAGCtgccttaaattattttttaaaggcctGAAGTTTTTAAGAGAGAATATCTTCTGGTTGTTTATAGGCTATAAGAGGGGGAACATACGTGTTATATTAGGATTACTATAAATCCTACAATCGACATCAGTTTGAGTTATTTTATTAGTAAAATCTCAGAAATGACATGAAAATTATTAAATCTTACTGCATATCATCTAAATATTATGTTAGTTGAATCTTATTATGGTATGAGATAGCTGCCATCATTGTTCTGAGTGCACAAAGTGTCTTATaagactttccttttcttcttgacaGTCGAAATCTAACActctaagaaacaaagaaacagaggaCTCACAAAAGGTACAGACCAACGCTTGTAAAATATCTTCTAAATTGTGGCTGGTTCTAGTTATTTCAAAtctgaaataatttaagaaacacAGAGAACACCATGGTGACTTTCAACCTTGGATGCTGTGTCCTATTGCTGAGAAACTCAGTGAGAATCTCCAGTGGTAAACTGTCATTTAAATTTGATAGTTCTCAACCATAAATTCTACTTAATGTACTTAAAATACAAGAGTGAATGGCAGGTAGATGTGCTGGTTGGGGTGGTTTTGGAGACTGATGGCAGGAAAGAAGACAAAGCTC encodes the following:
- the IGSF6 gene encoding immunoglobulin superfamily member 6, encoding MDMETVNGGKIILGLEINLILFYAGAASDCKVSVSQPGHLTVDYTQEAVTLKCSFSTAGCPAEPPVSLWFRYGAYQPESLCLDGCRSEADKFVVREALAEKQVSLTVNRLAFNDSAIYICGIAFPSSRDSRAKRTGEGTTLVVREIKVLSKEMQSVLIALLSLLSIYVTGVLAIFIVLSKSKSNTLRNKETEDSQKKKSARRIFREIAQELYSKRHVETSQEPEKDNTYENRRVLSNYERP